The DNA sequence tatatatatttcaAACTGCTTTCATACACAGTGTGCCATTTtcccttaaataaaattttcaatgaatacAGGAAATCCATAATAACAAAGTAGATTCACAACCTCAACGTTACAAAAGAGATTCGTAACCATCTAAGAACAATTCAACCTTGGAGACTACAACCGATTCAATCAAATAATTTGGTTGGTAAATCAAATGCACTAAGAaagtaaaaaaattcaattaacacAGGTCTGTTTTTTCAACTGTATTGCATAACCACAATGGTAGGAAGTCCTTACTCCAAATGCAACCACAATAAACTGCAACTAAAATACACCAATGTAAGCAAAACACATGCATATTATTCAACATTATTGTCATCATAATGGACCAAGTAGGGAAAAAAATCAATTTACACAACTCTAATTGATCAACTAAATTGCATAATCACAATGGTAGCAAATCGTTACCCAAAAGTCAACCGCAATTTACTGCAACGAGAATACAGCACTGTAAGCAAATCACACACATATTATTGAACATCATTATCACCAAAATGGACATATTCATACTTAACGTAAATGACTACAACTTAAAACTCCTCAATACCAAGTAGTGACTAATACATTGCGGTTAAGTTATCAGGATAGATCATGCTTTTAGAACCAATTATACTTGCATTGCACTAAATTCAGAAGACTAATTCCTTGAAATGGTCAACGTGTCCTATGCATCGACGCAAACAATGTCATGTACGATCCTTGTTTGTTGCCACAGGGCAATGACGATGGTAACGGATCTCGGACATCGATCTGCACATGTCGTGTGTCACATTTATCATCAACAACATCATTAATGCATTCATAGTTCGTGAATGAATGTCTCCTGTCCTGCTGTGACTCCTTCACCTGCTGATAACATCATAATCCCCAATCAGAAACTATAATCATGCATAAAACCATAATGGTCATTCATTGCAAAGTGGTTAAGAGGAGTTTTATGCATCACACCTGTGTTAACGAGTAGAGATTTTTATTGAAAACACCATTCGTGGACGCGATGTCAATGGATTCGCTGCTTTCATGGAGGCTCTGctgttttataaattattttttttaagacaaGAAGAACGAGATCTTCATTAATTTACCCAGTTCATGACACGGAAATTAGATGtttatattcaaaaaaattacctCAACAAAAGTGTTGTCTTTACCCTTCCGGTTCCTCATACCCGTCCCCGTAAACTTCCTTGTTCCACCCTTTTTAAAAGGCTGCCCAAACAGAGGAGCATTCACATAGTTTAATGGTTTTTAAAGGGACAAACACGGAACAAGATTTTCACAGCAGGAGCCTATTTAGAATAAACAAATCGTACCTTGGTATTAGGTCCTGAGAGGTGTTCGGACTTAATTGAGAACGACCTCGAAGAATTAGCAAACCTCTCTGGACTAAAACCTGAGTCCTTGGCTGATGCATTGCCGTATGATCGATCGCGATGGTTACCTTCAACACTATGCTGCATCAGATCTGGACAGCGCTTGTAGTAATGACCGTACTTGTGGCAATTAGAGCATGCTCTCTTCTTCCTCCAAGAAGACTTCTTGGAAGGGGCTCCTTTGCTTTTGACAACAAATGGATCGTTGATGCCTTCCACGTTAACATTAGGAGTTGACTTGCCTTGTTTGCGTGACTGCAGACGGATAACTAAATTGACAAGTTCAGACTGGACTTCATCAAAGTCTGCAAGATCCTTGCAAGCAATATCACACAGCTTGTTGCAATTCGATGCCAATGCTCCAACTCGAAACTTTAAGACCCTTTCGATGTCATCATTCACATGCATTTCTGTGCTAATAAATTCGTTCTTTGCATTCTTTGTCCACCTTTTGTATATCAACGAATCTGGAAACTCAAGTATGTTTTCGAACTTCATGGCACAGAAGATATGACTACAGGGAATACCACGTGATTCAAACAGCTTGCACGAGCACGAGAACAGCTTCTTACCTCTATCGACTTCTACCCGTCGATCTTTGGCCGGGTCTCCGAGAGCAGTCACACTGAACTCTACCTTGTCCAAGGTTGTGCTTAGTACCGTTATATTCAAAGCCTCTGCCCTCTGAATCTCATTACGAATTTCCTTGAAAATGTTTCGCGTGAAATAACATGATACAGATCTTTCATATACCTCCAACGAGGTAATCATCACTGGCTCTGAGCACTGAGACTTATAGTCAGCTATTAACTCGTTGTTTCTATACTCCTTTAAGGCCCTATCCAGGTTATGCATGAAGTCAATGAGGGTGTTCTTGCGATTAACATAAAATCTGATGAGAGAATTTATACCTTCACACTGTGATGTCGTCCTTATGTAACCGAAAAACTTATCCCGGAGGAAACAATGGGACCACATCTCACGAGTTTCGTACGTCTTTTCCATCCAGGTACTGCCAACAAGGTTGTGCTTATCCAAAATGGCTGCCCATCTCCGATCAAAGTCTCTCTGGTCGTTGTTGTCATATATAAGACCCTTAAAATCGCGCAGGAAATTAGGATTCTTTATATTCTCACATGCATTTCTCTGCAGATGCCATCCGCATAACCGATGGGTCGCTTCAGGCAGAACATTCTTGATTGCATCTCGCATGGCAAGGTCTCCGTCAGTTATTACTGCTTTTGGACTTTTCCCACCCATCGCTTCAACAAAGGTTTCCAACAACCACTTATACGTCTCTGTGGTTTCGTCGGATAGTAGGCCGGAGCCGAAGATAACAGTCTGCCCGTGATGATTGCATCCTGAGAAAATGACCAAAGGCTTGTTGTATTTATTCTTCTTGTAGGTTGAATCAAAGGCAACAATATCTCCAAAGCAGTGATAGTCGATAATTGACTGCCCATCTGTCCAAAAAATATGCTCCAGCCTTTCGTCACTAGTGAACGTATACTTTCCAAAGAACAGCGGATCGTTGCTTGACTTGCCAATCAAATAGTTTATTGCCGCATTGGCATCCCCGTTTTTAACTTTTGCCCGACGATACCGATCGATGTGGTTGTACAAATCTTTCCGTGTGAAGCCAGCATGACGATATCCACCCTTCTGGAACGCAATATACCCCATAATATGGCAGGTCCTGACaccaaaattatgaagattttccACTTGGACTCTATCAGTCACAGTGAGACGACGATTGGCCGGAACCAGATGCGCAAATTGGGGTGGCGTCAGATCGTGGTTATGAGATTCGACAAAACATGATACCTTCCATCTACCGCAGCCGTAGTCAAGCTTTACCCTAAGCCGAGCTGGACACTTGGTTCGCGTTAGTGACCTTGCCTCCCTTGATCTATCATCCAGATGGAGATACCTCATATTCCTCCAGCCCTCTTTGTTGCAAACAAGTTGCCTGCTAATTATTCTACCTTGATTATCCCTAACCACGTCGTCCTTCCTCATTACAAATCCATGCCAACAAGAATAAGCGTTATAAAACTGGCAGGCCTCATCCTCTGTCCTAAACTCCAGGTTCCAAATATCCTCCACCATTAAATCTGCTATTCTTTTTACACCACAAACTTCTTCACTCTTGCTAGTAGAATCCAGCGAATCCACATCGTCGTCTTCAGCATCGTCTTCTGCATTCGGTTGATAATCGAAATCATCACCCAAATCATTATCAGAATCATTCTTCACATCATCCTCGTTTATGGACATAATTTAACCCCTGCCATAATTTTACCCAAAAATGTCAATAAACAGAGCCAATGGCAGCAACGAAGG is a window from the Arachis hypogaea cultivar Tifrunner chromosome 17, arahy.Tifrunner.gnm2.J5K5, whole genome shotgun sequence genome containing:
- the LOC112765759 gene encoding protein FAR1-RELATED SEQUENCE 5-like — protein: MSINEDDVKNDSDNDLGDDFDYQPNAEDDAEDDDVDSLDSTSKSEEVCGVKRIADLMVEDIWNLEFRTEDEACQFYNAYSCWHGFVMRKDDVVRDNQGRIISRQLVCNKEGWRNMRYLHLDDRSREARSLTRTKCPARLRVKLDYGCGRWKVSCFVESHNHDLTPPQFAHLVPANRRLTVTDRVQVENLHNFGVRTCHIMGYIAFQKGGYRHAGFTRKDLYNHIDRYRRAKVKNGDANAAINYLIGKSSNDPLFFGKYTFTSDERLEHIFWTDGQSIIDYHCFGDIVAFDSTYKKNKYNKPLVIFSGCNHHGQTVIFGSGLLSDETTETYKWLLETFVEAMGGKSPKAVITDGDLAMRDAIKNVLPEATHRLCGWHLQRNACENIKNPNFLRDFKGLIYDNNDQRDFDRRWAAILDKHNLVGSTWMEKTYETREMWSHCFLRDKFFGYIRTTSQCEGINSLIRFYVNRKNTLIDFMHNLDRALKEYRNNELIADYKSQCSEPVMITSLEVYERSVSCYFTRNIFKEIRNEIQRAEALNITVLSTTLDKVEFSVTALGDPAKDRRVEVDRGKKLFSCSCKLFESRGIPCSHIFCAMKFENILEFPDSLIYKRWTKNAKNEFISTEMHVNDDIERVLKFRVGALASNCNKLCDIACKDLADFDEVQSELVNLVIRLQSRKQGKSTPNVNVEGINDPFVVKSKGAPSKKSSWRKKRACSNCHKYGHYYKRCPDLMQHSVEGNHRDRSYGNASAKDSGFSPERFANSSRSFSIKSEHLSGPNTKPFKKGGTRKFTGTGMRNRKGKDNTFVEVKESQQDRRHSFTNYECINDVVDDKCDTRHVQIDVRDPLPSSLPCGNKQGSYMTLFASMHRTR